One window from the genome of Carnobacteriaceae bacterium zg-84 encodes:
- a CDS encoding transposase, translating into MNTFKKEEKAYKHLKKYWKLLLKDAFDVNDTDYHYHQSFKTYLTHAQILDRLLDYSPVLKQAYEFVQELRYAYRQRDFESFMEVIHHIDPSLPEWFRKKFDIFKTYQNGIYQAFTTPYSNGITEAINNHIKVIKRIAYGYRRFSYFRLRILIIQHHSQWQKKNVKKVVNG; encoded by the coding sequence ATGAACACCTTTAAAAAAGAAGAAAAGGCTTATAAACACTTAAAGAAATACTGGAAATTATTATTAAAAGATGCCTTTGATGTAAATGATACAGACTATCACTATCACCAATCCTTTAAAACATATCTGACACACGCACAAATCCTGGATAGATTATTAGACTATAGTCCTGTTTTAAAACAAGCATATGAGTTTGTACAAGAGTTGAGATATGCTTATAGACAGCGAGATTTTGAGTCATTTATGGAGGTTATTCATCATATTGACCCGTCATTACCAGAGTGGTTTAGAAAGAAATTTGATATTTTTAAAACCTATCAGAATGGTATTTATCAAGCTTTTACCACACCTTATTCAAACGGTATCACAGAAGCTATCAACAATCATATTAAAGTCATCAAACGGATTGCCTATGGCTACAGACGTTTTTCTTATTTTAGATTGCGTATTTTAATCATACAACACCATTCTCAGTGGCAGAAAAAGAATGTGAAAAAGGTAGTGAATGGTTAA
- a CDS encoding ISL3 family transposase: MLVGIIHQHDFVYKSGQKKRNTCMIKSPQLNKEVFLMDYYTKKLLTLTDKSFIADEHWLEEKTINGIPHHFIKGTWTKPCHTCPHCHAKTLIKHGTYQTKTLLPKFRQIKTVLLLKRTRYRCKTCLKTCSSSCSLVDKHCCISKELKQLIALDLTKNISRKHICQDHFVSDVTVQRVLDKYTKQVKPSFHYLPKVLCIDEFKSVTSHLGKMSFICVDGLTHRIIDVLPSRQLDHLITYFKQFSKKARHSVRYLVMDMNANYGKLIQKVFPNAVIVTDRFHIIQHIHRNLNTLRIKK; encoded by the coding sequence GTGTTGGTGGGAATAATCCACCAACACGATTTTGTATATAAAAGTGGACAAAAAAAGAGAAATACCTGTATGATTAAATCACCACAATTAAACAAGGAGGTATTTCTCATGGATTATTATACAAAAAAATTATTGACATTAACAGATAAATCTTTCATAGCTGATGAACATTGGTTAGAAGAAAAAACAATAAATGGTATTCCACACCACTTTATTAAAGGTACTTGGACAAAGCCTTGCCACACCTGTCCACATTGTCATGCTAAAACACTCATCAAACATGGGACATATCAAACGAAAACATTATTACCAAAGTTTAGACAAATCAAAACTGTTTTACTTCTTAAAAGAACCCGTTATCGCTGTAAAACGTGTCTAAAAACCTGTTCTTCTTCGTGTTCTTTAGTCGATAAACATTGTTGTATTTCTAAAGAATTAAAACAACTTATTGCACTTGATTTAACGAAAAATATTTCAAGAAAACATATCTGCCAAGACCACTTTGTATCTGATGTGACCGTACAACGTGTCTTAGATAAATATACAAAACAAGTTAAACCGTCTTTTCATTATCTACCTAAGGTACTATGTATCGACGAATTTAAGTCTGTGACATCTCATTTAGGGAAGATGAGTTTTATCTGTGTAGACGGATTGACGCACCGTATTATTGATGTGTTACCTAGTCGCCAATTAGACCATTTAATCACTTATTTTAAACAATTTTCTAAAAAAGCAAGACATAGCGTTCGCTATCTTGTTATGGATATGAATGCCAATTATGGCAAACTTATTCAGAAGGTTTTTCCTAATGCCGTTATTGTCACAGATAGATTTCATATCATACAACATATACATCGGAATTTAAATACACTACGTATAAAAAAATGA
- the arcC gene encoding carbamate kinase, producing MGKTIVVALGGNAILSTDASAKAQQEALVKTSKYLVRLIEEGHRLVITHGNGPQVGNLLLQQAAAHSEKNPALPLDTCVGMTEGSIGYWLQNAMGNILKEKNINRPVVSVVTQVVVDEKDEAFVNLTKPIGPFLTEEEAKVAAQETGDTYKEDSGRGYRKVVASPKPVRIHEIEVIKKLVKDDVIVVAVGGGGIPVVERANGQLEGVEAVIDKDFASQRLAADIEADLFIVLTGVDNVYVNFNKPDQRKLEEVTLNELEEYIAQNQFAPGSMLPKVEATMSFVRSFPKGKAVISSLENIEAVVSGTGGTVVVPD from the coding sequence ATGGGTAAAACAATTGTAGTTGCTTTAGGAGGCAATGCCATTTTATCAACGGATGCATCGGCAAAAGCACAACAAGAAGCACTAGTAAAAACATCTAAATATTTAGTAAGATTGATTGAAGAAGGTCATCGTTTAGTTATCACACACGGAAATGGACCACAAGTTGGTAATTTATTGTTACAACAAGCTGCTGCACATTCTGAAAAAAATCCAGCACTGCCATTAGACACATGTGTTGGGATGACAGAAGGTAGCATTGGATATTGGTTACAAAATGCAATGGGCAATATTTTAAAAGAAAAAAATATTAATCGTCCAGTTGTATCTGTTGTGACACAAGTTGTCGTAGATGAAAAAGATGAAGCATTTGTAAACTTAACAAAACCAATTGGACCATTTTTAACAGAAGAAGAAGCAAAAGTTGCAGCACAAGAAACAGGCGACACTTATAAAGAAGATTCAGGTCGTGGATACCGTAAAGTTGTTGCTTCTCCAAAACCTGTACGCATTCATGAAATTGAGGTCATCAAAAAATTAGTTAAAGATGATGTAATTGTTGTTGCTGTTGGTGGTGGTGGTATTCCAGTTGTGGAACGTGCAAATGGTCAGTTAGAAGGTGTAGAAGCTGTTATTGATAAAGATTTTGCAAGCCAACGTTTAGCAGCAGATATTGAAGCAGATTTGTTTATTGTGTTAACAGGTGTAGATAATGTATACGTGAACTTTAATAAACCAGATCAACGTAAACTTGAAGAAGTGACCTTAAACGAATTAGAAGAATATATTGCTCAAAATCAATTTGCTCCAGGTAGTATGTTACCTAAAGTGGAAGCAACAATGTCTTTTGTAAGAAGCTTCCCTAAAGGAAAAGCGGTTATTTCTTCATTAGAAAATATTGAAGCAGTCGTATCTGGAACAGGTGGAACGGTAGTTGTTCCTGACTAA
- a CDS encoding Sapep family Mn(2+)-dependent dipeptidase, whose protein sequence is MKNFVTETHQKACIDAIKTLVSYPSVLNEGENETPFGQAIQDVLEKTLDITASLGMRTYIDPKGYYGYAEIGQGQECLAVLCHLDVVPAGDLSKWQTNPFEAVINGDTIYGRGVQDDKGPSMAALFALKALIDAGVTFTKRVRFIFGTDEETLWRCLNRYNEKEESATMGFAPDSSFPLTFAEKGLLQVKLHGKGSQDFNCHLGEAFNVVPAKALYSGIYLQSVKEKLDAYGYEYSQDDTSITVLGVSKHSKDAPKGINAIIRLAKVLNDEISHDALAFLTEAIGEDATGSQLFGEIKDEPSGSLTVNVAGLTITPKNSEIRIDMRIPVLADVDFLVERLKEKASMYHLIYEQYDFLNALYVPLDSVLVKTLMSVYQEKTGDMTPAKSSGGATFARTMKNCVAFGASFPTTVQTEHQENERTLLTDIYRAMDIYAEAIYRLACHE, encoded by the coding sequence ATGAAAAACTTTGTGACAGAAACACATCAAAAAGCATGTATTGATGCGATTAAAACACTCGTAAGTTATCCATCTGTTTTAAACGAAGGAGAAAATGAAACACCATTTGGGCAAGCTATTCAGGATGTTTTAGAAAAAACATTAGACATTACGGCATCACTTGGTATGCGCACGTATATAGATCCAAAAGGTTATTATGGCTACGCTGAAATCGGACAAGGGCAAGAGTGCTTAGCTGTTTTATGTCACTTAGATGTTGTTCCTGCAGGTGATCTAAGTAAATGGCAGACAAATCCATTTGAAGCAGTTATCAACGGTGATACGATTTATGGACGAGGGGTTCAAGATGATAAAGGACCTTCTATGGCTGCTCTATTTGCTTTAAAAGCACTTATTGATGCAGGTGTTACGTTTACGAAACGTGTACGTTTCATTTTTGGGACAGATGAAGAAACATTGTGGCGTTGCTTGAATAGATATAACGAAAAAGAAGAGAGTGCCACAATGGGATTCGCTCCTGATTCATCTTTTCCGTTAACATTTGCTGAAAAAGGTCTATTACAAGTGAAATTACATGGAAAAGGTAGTCAAGACTTTAACTGTCACTTAGGAGAAGCTTTTAATGTGGTACCTGCAAAAGCATTGTATAGTGGAATATATTTACAAAGTGTCAAAGAAAAACTTGATGCATACGGCTATGAATATAGTCAAGATGATACAAGTATTACGGTACTTGGAGTATCGAAACATTCAAAAGATGCTCCAAAAGGTATCAATGCGATTATTCGCTTAGCTAAAGTATTGAATGATGAAATCTCTCATGATGCACTGGCATTTTTAACAGAAGCTATTGGAGAAGATGCCACAGGAAGTCAGTTATTTGGAGAAATTAAAGATGAACCAAGTGGTTCATTAACAGTTAATGTTGCTGGTTTAACAATTACACCAAAAAATTCAGAAATCAGAATTGATATGCGTATACCAGTTTTAGCCGATGTTGACTTTTTAGTAGAACGTTTAAAAGAAAAAGCGTCTATGTATCATTTAATATATGAGCAATATGATTTCTTAAATGCTTTATATGTACCGTTAGACAGTGTATTAGTCAAAACTTTAATGTCTGTTTACCAAGAAAAAACAGGTGATATGACACCAGCAAAATCATCTGGAGGTGCAACATTTGCACGTACTATGAAAAATTGTGTGGCATTTGGAGCTTCTTTCCCAACGACTGTTCAAACAGAACATCAAGAAAATGAGCGCACATTATTAACAGATATTTATCGCGCAATGGATATATACGCTGAAGCTATTTATCGTTTAGCGTGTCATGAATAA
- a CDS encoding YfcC family protein: MSKEKRFKMPSSYTVLMIIISLMAILTWFIPAGRYQSDADGNVMSGTYEKVENTPQGAYDVLMAPVNAMLGKDTVVNEGTDKEYTIHTDGAIKVAFFIIMVGAFLGVVTETGALDVGIASIVKKFKGREKLLIPILMFLFALGGTTYGMGEETMAFYPLLIPVMLAVGFDTITAVAIILVGSQIGCLASTVNPFATGVASDAANISVADGIVLRLIFFFVLLALGILFVYRYASKIEKDPTKSYVFKQREDDLAFFKVGESVEQQSLTKRQKYVLGVFVATFIIMILSLIPWTKFGINLFVDINNGIQNIPGVGQIFGHSLELGEWYFPEVTMLFVFMGVLVGIVSGMGEQRFIKAFMNGAADLLSVALICAVARGIQIIMNDGQISATILHSAEGFLSGFSSQVFIVLTYIFYLPMSFLIPSSSGLAGATIGIMAPLGEFAKVPASLVVTAFQSASGVLNLLAPTSGIVMGALAIGRIDLGTWIKFISKFIVIVVVVSILLLILGTMI; encoded by the coding sequence ATGAGTAAAGAAAAACGATTCAAAATGCCGTCTTCTTATACAGTTTTAATGATTATTATTTCATTGATGGCTATTTTAACATGGTTTATTCCAGCAGGTCGTTATCAATCAGATGCCGACGGTAATGTAATGTCTGGTACATACGAAAAAGTAGAAAATACACCTCAAGGTGCTTATGATGTGCTAATGGCACCAGTAAATGCCATGCTAGGAAAAGATACTGTTGTCAACGAAGGAACAGATAAAGAATATACCATTCATACAGACGGAGCGATTAAAGTAGCGTTCTTTATTATTATGGTTGGTGCTTTTTTAGGTGTTGTAACAGAAACAGGAGCATTAGACGTAGGGATTGCCTCAATTGTTAAAAAATTCAAAGGACGAGAAAAATTACTTATTCCAATATTGATGTTTTTATTTGCTTTAGGCGGTACAACTTATGGTATGGGGGAAGAAACAATGGCGTTTTATCCTCTACTTATTCCAGTTATGTTAGCTGTTGGATTTGATACAATTACAGCCGTAGCAATTATTTTAGTGGGGTCACAAATAGGGTGTTTGGCCTCAACAGTAAATCCATTTGCAACAGGTGTTGCTTCTGATGCAGCCAATATTAGCGTGGCTGATGGTATTGTGTTACGTTTAATATTCTTCTTCGTTTTATTAGCGTTAGGTATCCTATTCGTTTATCGTTATGCAAGTAAAATTGAAAAAGATCCAACAAAATCATATGTCTTTAAACAACGTGAAGATGATTTAGCATTCTTTAAAGTTGGAGAATCAGTAGAGCAACAATCATTAACAAAACGTCAAAAATATGTATTGGGCGTGTTTGTTGCGACATTTATTATTATGATACTAAGTTTGATTCCATGGACAAAATTCGGTATCAATTTATTCGTTGATATCAATAATGGTATTCAAAATATCCCAGGTGTTGGGCAAATATTTGGACATTCATTAGAATTAGGTGAATGGTATTTCCCAGAAGTAACGATGTTGTTTGTTTTCATGGGTGTTCTAGTCGGTATTGTATCTGGTATGGGAGAACAACGCTTTATTAAAGCTTTTATGAATGGAGCAGCTGATTTATTAAGTGTTGCTTTGATTTGTGCAGTAGCTCGTGGTATTCAAATTATTATGAATGACGGTCAAATTTCTGCGACAATTTTACATTCAGCAGAAGGATTTTTAAGTGGATTTTCTTCACAAGTCTTTATCGTGTTGACATATATTTTCTATTTACCAATGTCATTTTTAATTCCGTCATCTTCTGGATTAGCCGGAGCGACTATAGGTATCATGGCGCCTTTAGGCGAATTTGCCAAAGTTCCTGCTTCATTAGTGGTCACTGCTTTCCAATCTGCTAGTGGTGTGTTAAACTTATTAGCACCAACATCTGGAATTGTGATGGGAGCATTAGCAATAGGACGTATTGATTTAGGCACTTGGATAAAATTTATAAGTAAATTTATCGTCATTGTGGTCGTTGTTAGTATATTATTGTTAATATTGGGAACAATGATTTAA
- the argF gene encoding ornithine carbamoyltransferase yields MTQVFQGRSFLKEKDFTRAELEYLIDFSAHVKDLKKRGVPHKFLEGKNIALLFEKTSTRTRAAFTTAAIDLGAHPEYLGKNDIQLGKKESVEDTAKVLGRMFDGIEFRGFSQEVVEDLAKYAGVPVWNGLTDAWHPTQMIADYLTVKENFGKLEGLTLVYCGDGRNNVANSLLVTGALLGVNVHIFSPKELFPEQEIVTLAQKYATESGAHVLITDNADEAVKGADVLYTDVWVSMGEEDKFAERVALLQPYQVNMDLVRKANNEDLIILHCLPAFHDTETEYGKKIAEEFGVKEMEITDEAFRSKYARQFDQAENRMHSIKAIMALTAGNLFVNKV; encoded by the coding sequence ATGACACAAGTATTTCAAGGAAGAAGTTTTTTAAAAGAGAAAGATTTTACACGTGCTGAATTAGAGTATTTAATTGATTTTTCTGCACACGTTAAAGATTTGAAAAAACGTGGTGTACCACATAAATTTTTAGAAGGAAAAAATATTGCTCTATTATTTGAAAAAACATCTACACGTACACGTGCTGCTTTTACAACAGCTGCCATTGACTTAGGTGCACATCCTGAATATTTAGGTAAAAATGATATTCAATTAGGGAAAAAAGAATCAGTTGAAGATACAGCTAAAGTGTTAGGTCGTATGTTTGACGGTATTGAATTCCGTGGTTTTAGTCAAGAAGTAGTGGAAGATTTAGCAAAATATGCAGGTGTTCCAGTATGGAATGGTTTAACAGATGCATGGCATCCAACACAAATGATTGCCGACTATTTAACAGTTAAAGAAAACTTCGGTAAACTTGAAGGATTAACATTAGTTTATTGTGGAGATGGTCGTAACAATGTTGCCAATAGTTTATTGGTAACAGGTGCTCTTTTAGGTGTGAATGTACATATTTTCTCACCAAAAGAATTATTCCCTGAGCAAGAAATCGTTACATTAGCACAAAAATACGCAACAGAAAGCGGAGCACATGTGTTAATTACGGATAATGCAGATGAAGCTGTAAAAGGCGCTGATGTATTATACACAGACGTATGGGTATCTATGGGTGAAGAAGATAAATTTGCAGAACGTGTTGCTTTATTACAACCATATCAAGTAAATATGGATTTAGTACGTAAAGCAAATAACGAAGATTTAATCATTTTACATTGCTTACCTGCATTCCATGATACAGAAACAGAATATGGTAAAAAAATTGCTGAAGAATTTGGTGTAAAAGAAATGGAAATTACAGATGAAGCATTTAGAAGTAAATATGCTCGTCAATTTGATCAAGCTGAAAACCGTATGCACTCAATCAAAGCAATTATGGCATTAACAGCAGGAAATTTATTTGTGAATAAAGTTTAA
- the arcA gene encoding arginine deiminase translates to MTNERPIHVYSEIGKLKKVMLHRPGKELENLMPDYLERLLFDDIPFLEDAQKEHDAFADVLRSEGVEVVYLEDLAAQSLTTPEIREQFIDEYLNEANIRGAKTKEAIRELLLNIEDNKTLVEKTMAGVQKSELPEIKDKGLTDLVESDYPFAIDPMPNLYFTRDPFATMGHGVSLNHMYSETRNRETLYAKYIFKYHPEYKDAQVPLVYNREETTRIEGGDELVLSKDVLAVGISQRTDAASIEKLMKNVFDNNLGFKKVLAFEFANNRKFMHLDTVFTMIDYDKFTIHPEIEGDLRVFSVTPDGQGGLHIVEEHDSLEHILAVNLGVEKVTLIRCGAGNFVAAGREQWNDGSNTLTIAPGVVVVYDRNTVTNQKLEEYGIRLLRIRGSELVRGRGGPRCMSMPLVREDI, encoded by the coding sequence ATGACAAACGAAAGACCAATTCACGTATATTCAGAGATTGGAAAATTAAAAAAAGTTATGTTACATAGACCAGGTAAAGAATTGGAAAATTTGATGCCAGACTATTTAGAAAGATTACTTTTTGATGATATTCCATTTTTAGAAGATGCTCAAAAAGAACATGATGCATTTGCTGACGTTCTTCGCTCAGAAGGTGTCGAAGTTGTTTATTTAGAAGATTTAGCAGCTCAATCACTTACAACGCCAGAAATTCGTGAACAGTTTATTGATGAATATTTAAATGAAGCAAATATTAGAGGGGCAAAAACAAAAGAAGCAATTCGCGAATTATTATTGAATATTGAAGATAATAAAACTTTAGTGGAAAAAACAATGGCAGGGGTACAAAAAAGTGAATTACCAGAAATTAAAGATAAAGGTTTGACAGATTTAGTTGAATCTGATTATCCATTTGCGATTGATCCAATGCCAAACTTATATTTTACACGTGATCCATTTGCGACAATGGGACATGGGGTTTCTTTAAATCACATGTACTCAGAAACACGTAATCGTGAAACATTATATGCAAAATATATTTTCAAATATCATCCAGAATATAAAGATGCACAAGTACCACTTGTTTACAATCGTGAAGAAACAACACGTATCGAAGGTGGCGATGAATTAGTTTTATCAAAAGATGTATTAGCTGTAGGTATTTCTCAAAGAACAGATGCAGCATCTATTGAAAAATTGATGAAAAATGTATTTGATAATAATTTAGGATTTAAAAAAGTTTTAGCGTTTGAATTTGCAAATAATCGTAAATTCATGCATTTAGACACAGTGTTTACAATGATTGATTACGATAAATTTACTATTCATCCAGAAATTGAAGGAGATTTACGTGTCTTTTCTGTAACACCTGACGGACAAGGTGGATTACATATTGTTGAAGAGCATGACTCTTTAGAACATATTTTAGCAGTTAATCTAGGTGTTGAAAAAGTAACATTGATTCGTTGTGGTGCAGGTAATTTTGTAGCAGCAGGACGTGAACAATGGAATGACGGATCAAATACATTAACAATCGCTCCAGGTGTTGTTGTTGTATATGATCGCAATACAGTGACAAACCAAAAATTAGAAGAATATGGTATTCGTTTATTACGTATTCGTGGAAGTGAATTAGTTCGTGGTCGTGGGGGCCCTCGTTGCATGTCTATGCCATTAGTTCGTGAAGATATTTAA
- a CDS encoding Crp/Fnr family transcriptional regulator — MITKDQYRFIREHVAFKNIRQEQFDELSKFIQYRRIPKDQILFFTGDTRDKFFLIYSGYVRIEQYDASDNYLYVDFVKPEALFPYGGVFQDEEYHYTAVAITDLECFYIPRELFETFSLKSTEQMAFLCSKLSQILRLHELRLRNMINSSATDRVIQSLAVLLFDVCGEESVLPFPITILELAKLSGTTRETVSQVMKRLKRKNIITYSHKRLTYMNRNVFLENLY; from the coding sequence ATGATTACGAAAGATCAGTATAGGTTTATTCGCGAACATGTAGCGTTCAAAAATATTAGGCAAGAACAGTTTGATGAGTTATCTAAATTTATTCAATATCGTCGTATTCCAAAAGATCAAATTTTATTTTTTACTGGGGATACACGAGATAAGTTTTTTCTAATTTATTCAGGTTACGTACGAATAGAACAGTATGATGCATCGGATAACTATTTATATGTAGATTTTGTAAAACCGGAAGCTTTGTTTCCGTATGGGGGAGTTTTTCAAGATGAAGAGTATCACTATACGGCAGTTGCAATTACGGATTTAGAATGTTTTTATATTCCTCGAGAGTTATTTGAAACATTTAGTTTAAAATCAACAGAACAAATGGCATTTTTATGTAGCAAGCTATCACAAATTTTAAGACTGCATGAATTGCGTTTGCGTAATATGATTAACTCTAGTGCAACAGATAGAGTGATACAATCATTGGCTGTTTTATTATTTGATGTGTGCGGCGAAGAAAGTGTTCTACCGTTTCCAATTACTATTTTAGAATTGGCAAAATTAAGTGGAACGACACGGGAAACTGTAAGTCAAGTCATGAAACGCCTAAAGCGAAAAAATATTATTACTTACTCTCATAAGCGTTTAACTTATATGAATCGAAATGTATTTTTAGAAAATTTATATTAG
- a CDS encoding acetate kinase, with product MSKTIAINAGSSSLKFQLFQMPEETVLAKGLVERIGLKDSIFTVSYGDGEKHKLVLDIHNHDQAVQMLLDTLLELKIVEKYEEITGVGHRVVAGGEIFKDSALIDDKVIEQIESLTEYAPLHQPAEVAGIRAFKKLLPHITSVAVFDTSFHTSMPKKAYLYSLPIEYYEKYGARRYGAHGTSHNYVSRRAAAMLGKDIKDTKIITCHLGNGGSITAVDGGKSVDTSMGFTPLAGITMGTRAGDFDASLIPFLMEKEGMTSVNEFIDVANKKSGLLGLSTVSSDMRDVEAAAAEGNEHAKTTYEVFIYRIQKYIGAYIAAMNGVDAIVFTAGIGENSAEVRRDVIGGLTWFGCDIDPEANALRGQEKVVSTPNAKVKVLNIPTDEEVEIARDVERLKK from the coding sequence ATGTCAAAAACAATTGCAATCAATGCAGGTAGTTCAAGTTTGAAATTTCAATTATTTCAAATGCCTGAAGAAACAGTATTAGCAAAAGGTTTAGTAGAAAGAATTGGATTAAAAGACTCAATATTTACAGTAAGTTATGGAGATGGAGAAAAACATAAACTTGTTTTAGATATTCACAATCACGACCAAGCTGTTCAAATGTTATTAGATACATTATTAGAATTAAAAATTGTTGAAAAATATGAAGAAATTACAGGAGTTGGCCATCGTGTTGTTGCTGGTGGAGAAATCTTTAAAGATTCAGCTCTGATTGATGATAAAGTCATTGAACAAATTGAAAGTTTAACAGAATATGCACCATTACACCAACCAGCAGAAGTTGCCGGCATTCGTGCTTTCAAAAAATTATTACCACATATTACAAGCGTTGCGGTATTTGATACATCATTCCATACATCAATGCCTAAAAAAGCGTACTTGTATAGCTTGCCAATTGAATATTATGAAAAATATGGTGCTCGTCGTTATGGTGCACATGGAACAAGCCATAATTATGTATCAAGACGTGCAGCAGCAATGTTAGGTAAAGATATTAAAGATACAAAAATTATCACATGTCATTTAGGAAATGGCGGTTCTATTACAGCTGTTGACGGTGGAAAATCTGTTGATACATCAATGGGCTTCACACCATTAGCGGGTATTACAATGGGAACACGTGCAGGAGATTTTGACGCATCTCTTATCCCATTCTTAATGGAAAAAGAAGGTATGACAAGTGTTAATGAATTTATTGATGTAGCTAATAAAAAATCTGGTTTACTAGGTTTATCAACTGTATCAAGTGATATGCGTGATGTAGAAGCTGCAGCAGCAGAAGGTAATGAACATGCTAAAACAACATATGAAGTGTTTATTTACCGTATTCAAAAATACATTGGGGCTTATATTGCAGCTATGAATGGTGTTGATGCTATTGTCTTTACAGCCGGTATCGGAGAAAATTCAGCAGAAGTAAGACGTGATGTTATTGGTGGATTAACATGGTTTGGTTGTGATATCGATCCAGAAGCAAATGCATTACGTGGACAAGAAAAAGTTGTATCAACACCAAATGCGAAAGTAAAAGTACTTAATATTCCAACTGATGAAGAAGTGGAAATTGCCCGTGATGTAGAACGTTTAAAAAAATAA
- a CDS encoding class I SAM-dependent methyltransferase, which translates to MTDKDHVLSLYDVLNQSAQLLSSDLETAYLEGLAETLQNLVFEQKAQQVDGLPSQETIQTLNQLYQLIDLNAYTKEEKRKAIQLALLQAIQKDNIQSNHQITPDSIAFLIGYFMNTLSKKPIRLLDITAGTGNLLSALLNHFGDEHIESTAIEVDELLVSILAMSMQLQGHDTKIMHQDSVQPLLVDKPNMIVSDLPIGYYPHDDIAKMFKVSVSNEHTYAHHVLIEHGMQLLEENGWGIFIVPSNVFETPQGHHLLQLLTTDYYMQGFLLLPATMFKQSSARKAILLVQKMGDTATKADEVLIGEIPPLKQIEKVQDFLSKFGEWAEAFAK; encoded by the coding sequence ATGACGGATAAAGATCATGTATTATCACTATATGATGTTCTCAATCAATCTGCACAATTATTATCTTCAGATTTAGAAACAGCTTATTTAGAAGGGCTAGCTGAAACATTACAAAATTTAGTGTTTGAACAAAAAGCTCAACAAGTAGATGGATTGCCAAGTCAAGAAACGATTCAAACATTAAATCAGTTATATCAATTGATTGATTTAAATGCATATACAAAAGAAGAAAAAAGAAAAGCCATTCAACTTGCTTTATTACAAGCTATTCAAAAGGATAATATTCAATCAAATCATCAAATAACACCGGATAGTATTGCATTTTTGATTGGGTATTTTATGAATACATTAAGCAAAAAGCCGATACGATTATTGGATATTACAGCTGGGACAGGAAATTTATTAAGTGCTTTATTAAATCATTTCGGAGATGAACATATTGAATCAACGGCTATTGAAGTTGATGAGTTATTAGTGAGTATTTTAGCTATGTCTATGCAACTTCAAGGACATGATACAAAAATTATGCATCAAGATAGTGTCCAACCTTTATTGGTAGATAAACCAAATATGATTGTCTCTGATTTACCCATTGGTTATTATCCACATGATGATATTGCTAAAATGTTTAAAGTAAGTGTGAGTAATGAACATACGTATGCACACCATGTGTTGATTGAACATGGTATGCAATTATTAGAAGAGAATGGTTGGGGAATTTTTATTGTACCAAGTAATGTTTTTGAAACACCACAAGGCCACCATTTGTTACAGTTATTAACGACTGATTATTATATGCAAGGCTTTTTACTTTTACCAGCAACCATGTTTAAACAATCTTCTGCTAGGAAAGCTATTTTACTTGTTCAAAAAATGGGTGATACAGCGACAAAAGCAGATGAAGTACTTATCGGAGAAATTCCCCCTTTAAAACAAATTGAGAAAGTACAAGACTTTTTAAGTAAATTTGGAGAATGGGCGGAAGCGTTCGCAAAATAG
- the rpmA gene encoding 50S ribosomal protein L27 has product MLKMNLQLFAHKKGGGSTSNGRDSQAKRLGAKRADGQHVLGGAILYRQRGTKIHPGLNVGRGGDDTLFAKVEGIVRFERLGRDKKQVSVYPVAAK; this is encoded by the coding sequence ATGTTGAAAATGAATTTACAATTATTCGCCCACAAAAAAGGTGGAGGTTCTACTTCTAACGGACGTGACTCACAAGCGAAACGTTTAGGTGCTAAACGTGCAGACGGTCAACACGTATTAGGTGGAGCAATTTTATATCGTCAACGTGGTACAAAAATTCATCCAGGTTTAAATGTAGGCCGTGGTGGAGATGATACACTATTTGCAAAAGTAGAAGGTATCGTACGTTTTGAGCGTTTAGGACGTGACAAAAAGCAAGTTTCTGTTTATCCAGTAGCTGCTAAATAA